CCGTCTCTCGTCTCCCCGCCGCTTCGGCGGGGAGGAGGACCGCGCGCGCGAGGAGGAGCCGCCCGCCGCCGAGAGGGCCGTTCACCCGCCGAAGGTGGCCGTCGAACGCCACCCCGAGAGGTCGGGACACGGTCGCCCACCGGCCGGATGAGAGGGCCCGCGGTCGCCCGTCGGCCGGGGAAGAGCACCGCGGAGTTCCCGGCGACGTGCGCCTGCGCGCGCCCGTCAGCCGCGACACGCTCATGACCGGGGCTGGACGCCATCCCGCGACGATTTCCGACCTGGCCGAAGCGCCGGGTGACGCGGCACGTCGGCGGAGCCGACGGCACCGCGCGGGGCCGCGCGCCGTCCTGTCGGACGCGTCTTTACGAGACTCACTCGATCATGTCAAGGAAGACGCGCCGGGGATTCGGTGACCGGCGGGAACCCGGCGGCGAAGTGGACCCGCCTCCAGCGGACGGCACCCGTGACCTGGCCGGGAACCTCGGCGGCGGAGCCGGGCTACCGCTCGTCGCGCCACCCGCGCCACTCGGCGCTCGGTGACCCGAATGAAACGACCGTGTAATTACGCTGCCGGTCAGCCGAAGGGGATGATCCTGTCCGGGTGTCCCTTCTCCACTTCGAGGAGATCGTGTTGACCACTCCAAACGGGGACCGGAGCGACCGCAGCCCATGGAACTGGCTGCTTATCGTGCCGATCATCCTACCTTTACTCCCTCTTCTCTACAATTCCCATGAACCCCGGCTTTTCGGTTTCCCGCTGTTCTACTGGCTCCAGCTCGCCTTCATCGCAGTCGGTGTCACGTGCACCACGATCGTCTACCAGATGACGAAGCGGCGGCGGTGACCTGATGGAAGCTCACCTGACAGAGATCATCATCTTCTCCGTGCTGTTCCTGGTGGTCAGCGGCATGGGGTTCGTGGCCGCGCGCTGGCGCCGCCCGGAGAACCTGGCCAGCCTCGACGAGTGGGGGCTCGGCGGCCGCAACTTCGGTTCGTGGGTCACCTGGTTCCTGGTCGGCGGCGACCTCTACACCGCCTACACCTTCGTGGCCGTACCCGCCCTGCTCTGGGGCGCGGGCGCGATGGGCTTCTTCGCGGTGCCGTACACGATCGTGGTCTATCCGATCGTGTTCCTGGTGCTGCTCCGCCTCTGGTCGGTCTCGCACGTGCACGGCTTCGTGACCCCGGCCGACTTCGTCCGGGCCAGGTTCGGCTCCCCCACGCTGGCGCTGCTGGTCGCGATCACCGGCATCGTCGCGACGATGCCCTACATCGCGCTCCAGCTCGTCGGCATCGAGGCCGTGCTGAAGTCGATGGGGGTGACCGGCCACCTGCCGATCATCATCGCGTTCGCGATCCTGGCCGCGTACACCTACCAGTCGGGCCTGCGGGCCCCGGCGCTGATCGCGTTCGTCAAGGACACGCTGATCTACATCGTGATCCTGGTGGCGATCTTCGCGATCCCCGCCCAGATCGAGGGCGGCTGGTCGGGCATCTTCGACGCCGCCCAGGCCAAGTTCGACGCCAGTACCGTCCTCAGTGACGGCACCCTGCTCAACGCGAACAACCAGCTGCAGTACATCACGCTGGCCCTGGGGTCGGCGCTCGCGCTGTTCCTCTACCCGCACAGCATCACCGGCGTGCTCGCCTCCAAGAACCGCGACGTGATCAAGCGGAACATGTCGGCGCTGCCCGCCTACAGCCTGCTGCTCGGCCTGATCGCGCTGCTGGGCTTCATGGCCATCGCGGCCGGGATCAAGCCCATCGGCACCGACAACAACACGATCGTGCCGCAGCTGTTCGACAAGATGTTCCCCGACTGGTTCACCGGCGTCGCCTACGCCGCGATCGGCATCGGCGCGCTGGTCCCGGCGGCCATCATGTCGATCGCCGCGGCGAACCTGTTCACCCGCAACATCTACAAGGAGTACCTGAAGCCGGACGCGAGCGACGCCGACGAGGCCCGCGTCTCCAAGATCACCTCGCTGCTCGTCAAGGTCGGCGCGGTGCTGTGCATCCTGTTCCTGGACACCGGCTTCTCCATCGACCTGCAGCTCATCGGCGGCGTCATCATCCTGCAGACGCTCCCGTCGGTGGCGCTCGGCCTCTACACCCGCTGGTTCCACCGGAGCGGCCTGATCGCCGGATGGGTCGCCGGCATGGGAACCGGGATGCTCCTGCTCTACAACATCGGCAACCCGGCCACCGGCAAGCTGCACTTCGCCGGGTCGGCGTTCCCGCTGGAGAAGCTGGGCCTGGACACCAAGATGACGATCTACGCGGGCATCATCGCGCTCGCGGCCAACCTGGCCGTCGCCGCGCTCGGCACCGTCATCGCGCGTTCCGCCAAGGTGGCCGAGGGCGACGACTCCACCAAGCCCGATCACTACCTCGCCGACGAGGGCGACCCCAGGATCAAGGACCTGGACCTCACCGCCCACTGACGCCTCCACACCGAACGCGGGGGGAGAGCCGGTCGGGCCCTCCCCCCGCGCCCGTGTCAGCCGCCGGCCGGGGCGCGCAGCTGCGCGATCAGCGCCTTCCCGTCCCGGACGAGCACGTCACGCGCCTTCGTGTCGGGCACCCAGAGCTTGAGGCGGGCGAGTGTCACGAAGACCTCCAGCGACACGATCGCGGCCTTCGTCCTTCCCGCCTGCGCGTGCTTCCCGGCCTGGTCGAGCTGGACACCGAGCAGGACGCCCCGCACCGAACCCTCCGCCTTGAAGCGGTCGAGGAGCTTCCGCACGTCGGCGAAGGAGGTCGTCACCTCGAACGCGACGGCCTGTTTCGTGACGTGACCCGCCCTGTCCTTCGCGGTGACGGTCAGCGTGTGCGCGCCGAGCGCCAGCTGTGACAGGGCGAGCGGCTTGCCGGAGACCACCTGCAGGTCGCCGATGGCCGCCGTCACGCTCGCCGTCCCCGACGCCGCGTCGGCCGCCGAGAAGACGGGCGTGACGGACGCGGAGTCGCCGTACTTACCGGGCTGCACCCCGCTCACGGACAGGACCGGGGCGGTCTTGTCGATCTTCGCCGTGACGGTGCCGACCTGCGAGACGTTGCCCGCGTTGTCGGTCGCCCGGTAGCGCACGATGGCCGTCCCGTCGGCGGTCAGGGTGACCGGATTGTTGGCGTTCAGCCACGTCGTACCGCCGTCGAGCGAGTACTGCCGGCTCGCCACCGTGCCGTTGTCGGTCGCGGTGACCGTCAGCGTGACGTTGCCGGTGTACCAGCCGTTCTCCCCGCCCGGCTGGGCCGGGGCGAGCGTGGCCGACACGGTCGGGGGCGTCTCGTCGGAGACCCCGTCGCCCTGGAAGGTGAACCCGTCGACCTCCACGCCGCCGGTCGAGGTGACGTAGAGCCTGCCGCTGCCGGTCGGGGCACCGGTGAGCGCGGTGTCCACGCTCTGCCAGCCCGATCCGGCGGGCACGGTGACGGTGGCGAACGGATCCGCCGTCTCCGAGCCCCATCGCAGGGACAGCGTTCCCGCCCCGGAGGCGCGGGTCCTCACGCCGGTGACACCGGCGAAGTTCACCGGGTCGTACGCGATCCAGTCACCGGCGTCGAACGACGTGATCTTCGCCAGGCCGGACGCGCTCTCGTCCTCCACCCTGGTGACGCCGCTGCTCGCGTCCGCGTGCTCGGCCTGCAGTTCCTTGGGGTTGAGGATGAGCGTGGCGTCGCCGAGCGCCCCGGGGATGTCACCGGCGCCGTTGTCCCGGTAGCTCACGACGACGACGCCGAAGATGTTCTCGGTCTCGCCGTGCTCGGGGGCGTCGGCCGGTGTCGGCCACGCGCCCGAGCAGCCCGAACCGAGGGTCTCCGGATGCGCGTGCGCGTCGTGGCCGAGACCGAAGGTCCACTGCACCCGGCCGCACACCGGGGTGTCGCCGTCCTCCCTGTCGGAGACCCTGATCTGGAACGGCACCGCGTCGCCCCAGTTGAAGAAGGCGCCGTTGCCCGGCGTCTGGATGGTCACCTCGGGCGCGGTGTTGCCCACGGTGATCTCGGTGGAGGTGAGCCCGAACTTGCCCTGCGCGTCGGTCACGCGGAGCCTGGCGGCGTACTGCCCGAGCGCGGGGTAGGTGTGCGAGACCGTCACGCCGGTGGCGTCGAAGGTCCCGTTGCCGTCGAAGTCCCACTCGTGGCGCAGCGCGCCCGGCTCGGCGTCGGTGGACGTCTCCGCGCTGAACGCGACGGTCAGCGGCGCGGAGCTGCCCGACGTCGGCTTGG
This region of Streptosporangium sp. NBC_01495 genomic DNA includes:
- a CDS encoding DUF3311 domain-containing protein encodes the protein MSLLHFEEIVLTTPNGDRSDRSPWNWLLIVPIILPLLPLLYNSHEPRLFGFPLFYWLQLAFIAVGVTCTTIVYQMTKRRR
- the mctP gene encoding monocarboxylate uptake permease MctP; the protein is MEAHLTEIIIFSVLFLVVSGMGFVAARWRRPENLASLDEWGLGGRNFGSWVTWFLVGGDLYTAYTFVAVPALLWGAGAMGFFAVPYTIVVYPIVFLVLLRLWSVSHVHGFVTPADFVRARFGSPTLALLVAITGIVATMPYIALQLVGIEAVLKSMGVTGHLPIIIAFAILAAYTYQSGLRAPALIAFVKDTLIYIVILVAIFAIPAQIEGGWSGIFDAAQAKFDASTVLSDGTLLNANNQLQYITLALGSALALFLYPHSITGVLASKNRDVIKRNMSALPAYSLLLGLIALLGFMAIAAGIKPIGTDNNTIVPQLFDKMFPDWFTGVAYAAIGIGALVPAAIMSIAAANLFTRNIYKEYLKPDASDADEARVSKITSLLVKVGAVLCILFLDTGFSIDLQLIGGVIILQTLPSVALGLYTRWFHRSGLIAGWVAGMGTGMLLLYNIGNPATGKLHFAGSAFPLEKLGLDTKMTIYAGIIALAANLAVAALGTVIARSAKVAEGDDSTKPDHYLADEGDPRIKDLDLTAH
- a CDS encoding PQQ-dependent sugar dehydrogenase → MKRTRAMLGGALAALLFPLAVPGAAPAQTHVAVQDGPTDWSNYEKITLTKNVGEPIDLAVLPDKRVLHTARNGDIRLTDGATGVTKVINTIPVYANSEDGLQTIAIDPEFAENKWVYVYYAPKTMTAPYPETTPTGSAPNSLPAGADESYWNQWKGYNQLSRFKWTGDALDLSTEQVIIKVEAQRGQCCHVAGDVDWDAEGNLYLVTGDNTPAGTPGANGMAPNNDAPGMNPGLDARRGAGNSNDLRGKILRITVKEDGSYTVPAGNLFPPGTAKTRPEIFVTGVRNAFRIDVDDVTGTVSWGDYGPDAGAADPARGPLGYVEWNVTPIDRPMNSGWPYCTGNNFNYNDWNFATSTPREWFDCAGGPTNTSRWNTGLATLPAATPADLYYGDNNTHQPAEWAGLTDFEPAGGQGPMGGPVYHYDAANPSTTKFPAYWDRKFFYGEFSQDYLAAFTVTAPDGPVTKLEHFLPNGALTTAAMPITDSPMDMEFGPDGSLYVLDYGDGFFRANPDAGLYRIDYAEGNKTPQAKIVAKPTSGSSAPLTVAFSAETSTDAEPGALRHEWDFDGNGTFDATGVTVSHTYPALGQYAARLRVTDAQGKFGLTSTEITVGNTAPEVTIQTPGNGAFFNWGDAVPFQIRVSDREDGDTPVCGRVQWTFGLGHDAHAHPETLGSGCSGAWPTPADAPEHGETENIFGVVVVSYRDNGAGDIPGALGDATLILNPKELQAEHADASSGVTRVEDESASGLAKITSFDAGDWIAYDPVNFAGVTGVRTRASGAGTLSLRWGSETADPFATVTVPAGSGWQSVDTALTGAPTGSGRLYVTSTGGVEVDGFTFQGDGVSDETPPTVSATLAPAQPGGENGWYTGNVTLTVTATDNGTVASRQYSLDGGTTWLNANNPVTLTADGTAIVRYRATDNAGNVSQVGTVTAKIDKTAPVLSVSGVQPGKYGDSASVTPVFSAADAASGTASVTAAIGDLQVVSGKPLALSQLALGAHTLTVTAKDRAGHVTKQAVAFEVTTSFADVRKLLDRFKAEGSVRGVLLGVQLDQAGKHAQAGRTKAAIVSLEVFVTLARLKLWVPDTKARDVLVRDGKALIAQLRAPAGG